A section of the Polynucleobacter sp. AP-Sving-400A-A2 genome encodes:
- a CDS encoding SCP2 domain-containing protein — protein MTTVSPATHHIAASAACRGINHVLKAEPWAMAELARHAGKVILLNLPIGQLFFEIAPEGSLLALTHADTPSLELEISSEALSALAGSPGNLREQAMKSVKITGDADLAQLLGRLAGQIRWEYEEDLARFIGDAPANFAVSQGKKFISAGKSAATDLLENVIEYVSEERKVLLNKRDFLIRKNELSVLRDAVDRLDKRIQLLERKG, from the coding sequence ATGACCACCGTATCTCCCGCCACTCACCACATTGCAGCATCTGCCGCTTGCCGAGGAATAAATCATGTCCTTAAGGCTGAGCCGTGGGCTATGGCGGAGTTGGCGCGCCATGCTGGTAAAGTCATTTTGCTTAATTTGCCGATTGGACAGCTCTTTTTTGAGATAGCACCCGAGGGCTCCCTGCTTGCCTTGACCCATGCGGATACCCCGTCATTAGAGTTAGAGATTTCCTCTGAAGCATTGAGTGCTTTAGCTGGTAGCCCTGGTAACTTGCGGGAGCAAGCAATGAAGTCAGTGAAGATTACCGGCGATGCTGACCTAGCGCAGCTATTGGGTCGTTTAGCAGGTCAAATTCGGTGGGAGTATGAGGAAGATTTGGCACGCTTCATTGGCGATGCGCCTGCAAACTTCGCTGTAAGCCAAGGGAAGAAATTCATTTCTGCTGGGAAATCTGCGGCGACCGATTTGCTAGAAAATGTTATTGAGTATGTCAGTGAAGAAAGAAAAGTCCTTTTGAATAAACGAGATTTTTTAATTCGTAAGAATGAATTAAGTGTGTTGCGTGATGCGGTTGATCGTCTAGATAAGCGTATTCAACTTTTAGAGCGAAAAGGTTAA
- a CDS encoding Tim44 domain-containing protein, whose product MNKHFFKAVILCVSLIFACVGHANAARLGGGKSVGKAPSAPMQKQATPAQKPTQQAQPAAPAAAPQAPAPSRFGGMGGILGGLAAGLGIGFLLSHFGLGEGASSLITGLLIAALAGFAIMFIMRKMMPALSGANKSPQMTSQGMQRSNLDQAPRQEPAFTPAASGLGGVAAEPAPFQSTLPPGFDEYAFLDNAKQFFSGLQKAWDQGDLTGLREYTTPEMFATIEQDLAGRADSANQTDVVTLNAQLLGIETADNTYYCSVQFTGMIREQVGAQANNFSEVWNLSKPVSGPGGWVLAGISQLV is encoded by the coding sequence ATGAATAAGCATTTTTTCAAGGCAGTTATATTGTGTGTCAGCTTAATATTTGCTTGCGTTGGTCATGCTAATGCTGCCCGTTTAGGTGGTGGTAAAAGTGTCGGCAAGGCACCAAGCGCGCCAATGCAAAAACAAGCTACTCCCGCACAAAAGCCAACTCAACAAGCGCAACCAGCAGCACCAGCTGCGGCTCCTCAAGCACCAGCACCAAGTCGCTTCGGTGGTATGGGTGGCATTTTGGGTGGCTTAGCCGCAGGTCTTGGTATTGGTTTCCTCTTATCCCATTTTGGGTTAGGTGAGGGCGCATCTTCATTGATCACTGGATTGCTGATTGCTGCTCTAGCCGGCTTTGCCATCATGTTCATCATGAGAAAAATGATGCCTGCCTTATCTGGTGCTAATAAAAGCCCTCAAATGACTTCGCAAGGTATGCAGCGTAGCAATCTAGATCAGGCGCCAAGACAAGAGCCTGCATTTACGCCGGCTGCTAGTGGGCTCGGTGGTGTTGCCGCAGAGCCTGCACCATTTCAATCAACGCTTCCTCCAGGGTTTGATGAGTACGCATTTTTGGATAATGCGAAACAGTTTTTCTCAGGTTTACAAAAGGCATGGGATCAGGGTGACTTAACTGGATTACGTGAGTACACCACCCCAGAAATGTTCGCCACGATTGAGCAAGACTTGGCCGGACGTGCTGATAGCGCCAATCAAACCGACGTAGTGACACTCAATGCGCAGTTGCTTGGAATTGAAACAGCTGACAATACCTACTACTGTAGCGTGCAGTTCACTGGCATGATTCGTGAACAAGTGGGCGCGCAGGCAAATAACTTCTCTGAAGTGTGGAATCTCAGTAAGCCGGTAAGCGGTCCTGGAGGCTGGGTACTAGCGGGTATCTCCCAGTTAGTTTAA
- the ubiE gene encoding bifunctional demethylmenaquinone methyltransferase/2-methoxy-6-polyprenyl-1,4-benzoquinol methylase UbiE has product MSKTHFGYQSVDEAEKAGKVAEVFHSVASKYDVMNDLMSFGLHRLWKKVTIARAQVRPGQKVLDIAGGTGDLAAAFARAADWGHNPEAQVWLSDINASMLGVGRDRLLDQGMALPCVQFDAEKIPFPANHFDVVTVAFGLRNMTHKDVALTEMLRVIKPGGRVLVLEFSKPDAFLGPIYDTYSFKVLPWLGEKIAQDSESYRYLAESIRMHPDAQALKDIMLGVGFDEVDTHRMTGGIVALHIGIKY; this is encoded by the coding sequence ATGAGTAAGACCCATTTTGGATACCAAAGCGTCGATGAAGCTGAAAAAGCAGGTAAGGTCGCTGAGGTATTTCATTCTGTAGCGAGTAAATATGACGTCATGAATGATTTGATGTCATTCGGACTGCATCGCTTGTGGAAAAAAGTCACGATTGCGCGTGCTCAAGTGCGCCCCGGTCAAAAAGTATTGGATATTGCTGGTGGTACGGGCGACCTAGCCGCTGCCTTTGCGCGTGCAGCAGACTGGGGTCATAACCCTGAAGCTCAAGTATGGCTGAGTGACATCAATGCCTCTATGTTGGGGGTTGGCCGTGATCGCCTGCTTGATCAGGGAATGGCTTTACCCTGCGTGCAGTTTGATGCGGAGAAAATTCCTTTCCCCGCGAATCACTTTGATGTGGTGACAGTAGCGTTTGGCTTGCGAAACATGACTCATAAAGATGTTGCTTTGACAGAGATGCTCAGAGTAATTAAGCCCGGTGGTCGAGTGTTGGTGCTGGAGTTCTCAAAACCGGATGCTTTTTTAGGCCCGATTTATGACACCTACTCATTTAAGGTGTTGCCTTGGTTAGGCGAAAAGATTGCCCAAGATTCTGAGAGCTATCGCTACTTGGCGGAATCTATTCGGATGCACCCAGATGCTCAGGCTCTTAAAGATATTATGCTGGGGGTGGGTTTTGATGAGGTGGATACCCACAGAATGACTGGGGGTATCGTTGCGCTCCATATTGGTATTAAATACTAG
- a CDS encoding gamma-butyrobetaine hydroxylase-like domain-containing protein: MIPTNVVVHQQSKVLELSYENGNTFRLPFEFLRVVSPSAEVQGHGPGQETLQTGKREVLIANIEPVGHYALKPSFSDGHDSGLYSWDYLQFLCENQEALWKEHLHKLAAAGLDRDAPMSVAGGKACGSH, translated from the coding sequence ATGATTCCAACTAATGTTGTAGTACATCAGCAGTCAAAAGTGCTAGAGCTCTCTTATGAGAATGGCAATACCTTTCGTCTACCTTTTGAATTTTTAAGGGTGGTATCTCCTTCGGCTGAAGTCCAGGGTCATGGCCCTGGGCAGGAGACTTTGCAAACTGGTAAGCGTGAAGTTCTGATAGCGAATATTGAGCCAGTGGGCCACTACGCTCTTAAGCCTTCATTTTCCGATGGACATGATTCTGGTTTGTATTCTTGGGACTATCTGCAATTTTTATGCGAGAACCAAGAAGCTTTATGGAAAGAGCACTTGCATAAACTAGCGGCTGCTGGTCTGGATCGAGATGCTCCGATGAGTGTTGCTGGTGGTAAAGCTTGTGGCAGCCATTAA
- a CDS encoding FAD/FMN-binding oxidoreductase, with protein sequence MNAPLALNQLLDAEAGSPRLREIPYNYTSFSDREIVIRLLGEESWRVLNDLRGIRRTGRSARMLFEVLGDIWVVQRNPFLQDDLLDSASRRQLLIDALWHRLGEVKKRSSGESVEQVQVLLKAAHHAVERFEQGFKEVTEIRKRARKELSRITAADNICFDGVSRAAHVTDATDWRVEFPLVVLKPDYESEIPGLVKACIALGLTIIPRGGGTGYTGGAIPLYAMSAVINTEKLEQIDSVKAKRLPGVDHEVSTIFTGAGVVTRRVAEAAERAGLVFAVDPTSADASCIGGNIAMNAGGKKAVLWGTALDNLASWRMVDPEGNWLDVERLDHNLGKIHVVEKVRFALTWSDGRSEPGEHVLKTEILEVEGKRFRKEGLGKDVTDKFLSGLPGVQKEGCDGLITSATWILHRMPKFMRTVCLEFFGQAQEAIPSIVEIKAYLDGLSKNGGPILAGLEHLDDRYLKAVGYSTKSKRNAMPKMVLIGDIAGNDEEAVAAATSEVVRMANNRVGEGFVAVSAESRKKFWLDRARTAAIARHTNAFKINEDVVIPLPRMGEYTNGIERINIELSLKNKLQVLDGLKAFLKKSALPLGKNDEDYEIPSTEILGDRVQQALELIDKVRARWSDWLMQMDTYFPDLQNYSLRASWKTEVRAELRIIFGGLTFEPILNELEAIHKNILRKRVFIALHMHAGDGNVHTNIPVNSDDYEMLQDAHRAVDRIMKLARSLDGVISGEHGIGITKLEYLTEAELKDFRAYKMRVDPEGRFNKGKLMPHADLSIAYTPSFGLMGHESIIMQQSDIGAIADSVKDCLRCGKCKPVCSTHVPRANLLYSPRDKILATSSLIEAFLYEEQTRRGVSIRHWEMFDDVAAHCTVCHKCLTPCPVNIDFGEVSMNMRNLLRKMGQQRFNPGTAASMMFLNATDPDTIKLLRKTMIGWGYKLQRLGNDVFRKFARKQTAHPPATVTKPNIKEQVIFFVNKKMPGNLPKKTARALLDIEDANYVPIIRDPKTTSADTEAVFYFPGCGSERLFSQVGLATQAMLWNVGVQTVLPPGYLCCGYPQRGNGDFDKADKMITDNRVLFHRVANTLNYLDIKTVVVSCGTCYDQLAGYQFEQIFPGCRIIDIHEYLLEKGVKLTNVTGVKYMYHDPCHSPMKLQDPLKTVNELIQSEDGKAIQKNDRCCGESGTLAVTRPDISTQVRFRKQIEMEKAADELRKDNFTGEVKVLTSCPSCLQGLARFDADSDTTADYIVVEMAQKLLGPDWMQDYVAKANQGGIERVLV encoded by the coding sequence ATGAACGCCCCATTAGCTTTGAACCAGTTGTTGGATGCCGAAGCGGGCTCACCCCGCCTCCGCGAAATTCCTTATAACTACACCTCCTTTTCCGATCGTGAAATCGTTATTCGCTTGTTGGGAGAGGAGTCATGGCGTGTTCTGAATGATTTGCGTGGGATTCGACGTACTGGCCGCTCAGCTCGTATGTTGTTCGAGGTGTTGGGTGATATCTGGGTAGTTCAGCGTAATCCTTTCCTACAAGACGACTTATTAGATAGCGCCAGTCGTCGCCAGTTATTAATTGACGCTTTATGGCATCGCCTTGGTGAGGTAAAGAAAAGATCTAGCGGTGAATCAGTTGAGCAAGTTCAGGTTTTATTAAAAGCGGCACATCACGCGGTTGAGCGTTTTGAGCAGGGCTTTAAAGAAGTGACTGAGATTCGTAAGCGCGCTCGTAAAGAGTTAAGCCGTATTACGGCTGCAGATAATATTTGTTTTGATGGTGTTTCACGTGCAGCGCATGTGACCGATGCAACGGATTGGCGCGTTGAGTTTCCGCTGGTAGTTCTGAAGCCTGATTACGAGTCTGAGATCCCTGGCCTTGTGAAAGCTTGTATTGCCTTGGGTTTAACCATTATTCCGCGTGGAGGGGGTACTGGTTACACCGGTGGCGCTATTCCTCTCTACGCTATGTCGGCAGTGATTAATACTGAAAAGCTTGAGCAGATTGATAGCGTCAAGGCAAAGCGTTTGCCAGGTGTGGACCATGAAGTTTCAACCATCTTTACTGGTGCTGGTGTAGTGACACGTAGAGTGGCGGAAGCTGCGGAGCGAGCTGGTCTAGTTTTTGCAGTCGATCCTACTTCAGCAGATGCGAGTTGCATTGGCGGCAACATTGCCATGAATGCTGGCGGCAAGAAGGCCGTCTTATGGGGCACTGCATTAGATAACTTAGCTAGCTGGCGCATGGTGGATCCAGAAGGTAATTGGCTTGATGTTGAGCGCCTTGATCACAATCTAGGAAAAATTCACGTAGTAGAAAAAGTACGCTTTGCGCTGACTTGGTCTGATGGTAGGAGTGAGCCAGGCGAACATGTTCTCAAAACAGAAATCTTGGAAGTAGAAGGTAAGCGCTTTCGTAAAGAGGGTCTGGGCAAGGATGTCACTGATAAGTTTTTATCAGGCCTACCTGGCGTTCAAAAAGAAGGGTGCGACGGATTAATTACGAGCGCCACTTGGATTTTGCATCGTATGCCTAAATTCATGCGCACTGTTTGCTTGGAGTTTTTTGGTCAAGCGCAAGAAGCTATTCCCAGCATTGTAGAAATCAAAGCCTACCTCGATGGCTTGAGCAAGAACGGCGGACCAATCTTGGCTGGTTTGGAGCACTTGGATGACCGATATTTGAAAGCAGTTGGTTATTCGACTAAATCTAAGCGCAATGCAATGCCGAAGATGGTGTTGATTGGCGATATTGCTGGTAACGATGAAGAGGCGGTAGCGGCTGCGACCAGCGAAGTCGTGCGCATGGCCAATAATCGTGTGGGTGAAGGTTTTGTGGCAGTTAGCGCAGAATCGCGTAAAAAGTTTTGGTTAGATCGTGCGCGTACTGCTGCGATTGCGCGTCACACCAATGCTTTTAAGATCAATGAAGATGTCGTCATTCCATTGCCGCGCATGGGTGAGTACACTAATGGTATCGAGCGTATCAACATTGAGCTCTCACTCAAAAATAAGTTACAAGTTTTAGATGGCCTCAAAGCTTTCCTAAAAAAGAGTGCGCTACCACTTGGTAAGAATGATGAAGACTATGAAATCCCCAGTACTGAAATTTTGGGTGATCGCGTACAGCAAGCTCTTGAACTGATTGATAAGGTACGGGCGCGTTGGTCAGATTGGCTGATGCAGATGGATACGTATTTTCCGGATCTGCAGAATTACAGTTTGCGCGCCTCATGGAAGACAGAAGTGCGCGCTGAACTCAGAATCATTTTTGGTGGCCTGACATTTGAGCCTATCCTCAATGAACTGGAAGCCATTCATAAAAATATTTTACGGAAGCGTGTATTTATAGCGCTGCATATGCATGCTGGTGATGGCAATGTGCATACCAACATACCGGTAAATTCAGATGACTACGAGATGCTGCAAGATGCTCATCGCGCTGTCGATCGGATTATGAAATTGGCCCGCTCGTTAGATGGTGTGATTTCTGGTGAGCATGGTATTGGTATTACCAAGCTTGAGTACCTGACTGAAGCTGAGTTGAAAGATTTCCGCGCCTACAAAATGCGTGTAGATCCTGAAGGCCGCTTTAACAAGGGTAAGTTAATGCCGCATGCGGATCTTAGCATTGCCTATACTCCAAGCTTTGGTTTGATGGGTCATGAATCCATCATCATGCAGCAAAGCGATATTGGCGCAATTGCTGATAGCGTAAAAGACTGCTTGCGTTGCGGTAAGTGCAAGCCAGTCTGCTCCACACATGTGCCACGCGCCAATTTACTGTACAGCCCACGTGACAAGATTTTGGCAACCTCCTCGTTAATTGAAGCTTTCCTGTATGAAGAGCAAACGCGTCGTGGTGTATCGATTCGTCATTGGGAGATGTTTGATGATGTTGCAGCACATTGCACCGTATGCCATAAGTGTTTAACACCTTGCCCGGTCAATATTGATTTTGGTGAGGTTTCGATGAACATGCGTAACTTATTGCGCAAGATGGGGCAGCAGCGCTTTAACCCTGGAACAGCGGCATCGATGATGTTCTTAAATGCTACCGATCCAGACACTATCAAGTTGCTTCGTAAAACTATGATTGGTTGGGGTTACAAGCTCCAGCGTTTGGGTAATGATGTGTTCCGTAAGTTTGCGCGCAAACAAACTGCGCACCCACCCGCCACGGTAACCAAGCCCAATATTAAAGAGCAGGTCATTTTCTTTGTAAATAAAAAGATGCCTGGTAATCTGCCGAAGAAAACCGCTCGTGCACTCTTAGATATTGAAGATGCGAATTACGTGCCGATTATTCGAGATCCAAAAACAACCTCCGCAGATACTGAGGCGGTGTTTTATTTCCCGGGTTGTGGTTCTGAGCGCTTATTCTCGCAGGTGGGTTTAGCTACCCAAGCGATGCTGTGGAATGTGGGCGTGCAAACAGTATTACCCCCCGGTTACCTCTGCTGTGGCTATCCACAGCGTGGTAATGGCGACTTCGACAAAGCAGACAAGATGATTACGGATAACCGTGTTCTCTTTCATCGCGTAGCTAATACCTTAAATTATTTGGATATCAAGACTGTAGTAGTTTCATGTGGCACTTGTTATGACCAGTTAGCAGGTTATCAGTTTGAACAGATCTTCCCTGGTTGCCGAATTATTGATATTCATGAGTATCTGCTGGAAAAGGGTGTCAAGCTTACGAATGTGACTGGTGTGAAGTATATGTATCACGATCCATGTCACTCACCAATGAAGTTACAAGACCCCCTCAAGACGGTGAATGAGCTGATTCAGTCAGAAGATGGCAAAGCCATTCAGAAGAATGATCGCTGCTGTGGTGAGTCTGGAACTCTTGCGGTGACACGTCCCGATATTTCAACTCAGGTACGTTTCCGTAAGCAGATCGAGATGGAAAAGGCTGCCGATGAATTACGCAAAGATAATTTCACTGGTGAGGTCAAAGTGCTCACTAGCTGCCCATCTTGTCTGCAAGGTCTGGCTCGCTTTGATGCGGATAGCGATACTACTGCCGATTACATTGTGGTTGAAATGGCGCAAAAATTATTAGGCCCTGATTGGATGCAAGACTATGTTGCTAAGGCAAATCAAGGTGGTATTGAGAGGGTATTGGTTTAA
- the ilvA gene encoding threonine ammonia-lyase, biosynthetic, translating into MATNYLKKILSARVYDVARETELQVAPELTKRLGNQVLLKREDNQPVFSFKLRGAYNKMAHLPPEALKRGVIAASAGNHAQGVALAAAKMKCKAVIVMPLTTPSLKIDAVKARGGSWVEVILHGESYSDAFKYSELLEKKRGLTFVHPFDDPDVIAGQGTIALEIFQQHQEPIDAIFVAIGGGGLIAGIGEYVKAVSPKTKVIGVQSVDSDAMRRSLEANKRIEMKDVGLFSDGTAVKLVGKETFRICKRVVDDIITVNTDEICAAINDVFTDTRSILEPAGALAIAGMKKYVDKHRLKKKTLVAIACGANMNFSRLRFVAERADVGEFREAVFAVTIPEERGSFRRFCELLGNRNVTEFNYRIADQSEAHIFVGIGTQKASDSNTIAKHFRKAKFATIDLTHDELAKSHLRHMVGGRSALAQDELLYRFEFPERPGALMKFLTSMAPNWNISLFHYRNHGADYGRILVGLQVPKNEQKKFQSFLASLGYPHWNETDNPAYRLFLK; encoded by the coding sequence ATGGCAACGAACTATTTAAAGAAAATTTTATCGGCCCGAGTCTACGATGTAGCCAGGGAAACAGAGCTCCAAGTAGCCCCCGAACTCACAAAACGCTTAGGCAATCAAGTATTGCTCAAAAGAGAAGATAACCAGCCGGTTTTCTCATTCAAATTACGTGGCGCCTATAACAAAATGGCCCATTTACCCCCAGAGGCCCTAAAAAGGGGGGTAATCGCCGCTTCAGCAGGTAATCACGCCCAAGGCGTAGCCCTAGCGGCAGCGAAAATGAAGTGCAAAGCAGTCATCGTGATGCCCCTCACTACTCCTAGCCTCAAAATCGATGCCGTGAAGGCGCGAGGCGGCTCCTGGGTAGAAGTGATTTTGCATGGTGAATCCTACAGCGATGCCTTTAAATACTCTGAGCTTTTAGAGAAAAAGCGAGGGCTTACCTTTGTTCATCCTTTTGATGACCCCGATGTAATTGCAGGACAAGGCACCATTGCCCTGGAAATCTTTCAGCAACACCAAGAGCCGATTGATGCCATTTTTGTTGCTATTGGTGGTGGCGGCTTAATCGCTGGTATTGGGGAATATGTCAAAGCGGTCAGCCCCAAAACTAAAGTGATCGGCGTTCAATCTGTCGACTCGGATGCGATGAGAAGGTCACTTGAAGCCAACAAGCGTATCGAGATGAAAGATGTAGGTCTTTTTTCGGACGGCACGGCAGTGAAGTTGGTCGGTAAAGAAACTTTCCGTATTTGCAAACGCGTAGTAGATGACATCATCACCGTGAATACCGATGAAATCTGTGCTGCGATCAATGATGTCTTTACGGACACCCGCAGTATCCTGGAGCCCGCTGGCGCCCTAGCTATTGCTGGTATGAAAAAGTATGTAGACAAGCATCGCTTGAAGAAGAAAACATTAGTAGCGATTGCTTGTGGTGCCAATATGAATTTCAGTCGCCTGCGCTTTGTCGCAGAACGTGCCGACGTGGGTGAATTCCGCGAAGCTGTTTTTGCAGTGACGATACCAGAGGAACGTGGCTCCTTCAGACGCTTCTGTGAATTACTCGGCAATCGCAATGTCACTGAATTTAACTATCGTATTGCTGATCAAAGTGAAGCTCATATCTTTGTAGGCATCGGGACACAAAAGGCAAGTGACAGCAATACGATTGCAAAGCATTTCCGTAAAGCAAAGTTTGCAACAATCGATCTGACTCATGATGAGCTAGCGAAGTCACACTTACGCCACATGGTAGGCGGCCGCTCAGCCCTCGCTCAAGATGAGTTACTTTACCGCTTTGAATTTCCGGAGCGCCCAGGTGCACTCATGAAGTTCCTCACGAGTATGGCGCCAAACTGGAATATCAGCCTGTTCCATTATCGTAATCATGGTGCAGACTATGGCCGTATTCTCGTTGGCTTGCAAGTGCCTAAAAATGAGCAAAAGAAATTCCAAAGTTTCTTAGCATCACTTGGCTATCCGCATTGGAATGAAACCGATAACCCGGCTTATCGCCTTTTTCTCAAATAA
- a CDS encoding 5'-nucleotidase: MSYTLTGKLVVAISSRALFDFEEENRIFESTDDSAYMKLQLERLSKAAQTGVAFPLVKKLLAFNEEGEQRVEVVILSRNDPVSGLRVFRSAEHHGLHLERGVFTRGRPPYHYLRSLHANLFLSANEDDVRATIDAGFPAARVYPESSKTAESHPNEIRIAFDGDAVLFSDEAEQVFQSEGLVAFVDHESKKAAIPLPPGPFKPLLEALHRLQRTTSEKGMRIRTALVTARSAPAHERAIRTLMAWGVDVDEAMFLGGLSKSEFLREFEPDFFFDDQTGHCQSAASVAPTGHVVSGVSNKPKN, encoded by the coding sequence ATGTCATACACACTTACCGGAAAACTCGTTGTGGCGATTTCATCGCGCGCACTATTTGATTTCGAGGAAGAGAATCGTATCTTCGAATCTACTGATGACAGCGCTTATATGAAGTTGCAATTAGAGCGCCTATCTAAGGCTGCTCAAACAGGCGTTGCGTTTCCATTGGTAAAGAAGTTGTTAGCCTTTAATGAAGAAGGTGAACAACGTGTCGAGGTGGTGATTCTCTCTCGTAATGACCCGGTGAGTGGCTTACGCGTATTCCGCTCAGCTGAACACCATGGCCTTCATTTAGAGCGTGGTGTATTCACCAGAGGGCGCCCACCCTATCACTACCTGCGGTCTTTACATGCCAACCTCTTTCTCTCTGCGAATGAAGATGATGTGCGTGCCACGATTGATGCAGGGTTTCCTGCAGCTCGCGTCTATCCAGAATCTAGCAAAACTGCAGAGTCTCATCCCAATGAAATTCGTATCGCATTTGACGGAGATGCCGTTCTCTTTTCTGATGAAGCGGAGCAAGTCTTTCAGAGCGAAGGCTTGGTAGCCTTTGTCGATCATGAAAGCAAAAAAGCTGCTATCCCTCTGCCACCCGGCCCATTTAAACCTTTGCTAGAAGCGCTCCATCGTTTACAACGTACTACTAGCGAGAAAGGGATGCGCATTCGTACTGCCTTGGTAACCGCTCGCTCTGCACCTGCACATGAGCGCGCTATACGCACACTGATGGCCTGGGGTGTTGATGTTGATGAAGCCATGTTTCTTGGTGGACTTTCCAAAAGTGAATTCCTCCGCGAGTTTGAGCCAGACTTTTTCTTTGATGACCAAACGGGTCACTGCCAATCTGCTGCTTCAGTAGCACCGACTGGTCACGTGGTATCTGGTGTATCTAATAAGCCTAAAAACTAA
- the queF gene encoding NADPH-dependent 7-cyano-7-deazaguanine reductase QueF (Catalyzes the NADPH-dependent reduction of 7-cyano-7-deazaguanine (preQ0) to 7-aminomethyl-7-deazaguanine (preQ1) in queuosine biosynthesis): MSILTLGQATPYPDQYDPSLLFPIPRSENRLKLDIKANQALPFVGVDIWNAFELSWLNKKGKPQIALAEFQVPADTPNMVESKSFKLYLNSFNSARFEDEAAVRERLIADLSAVAGGKIATRINPTEAVAKKGMQEMSGVLMDRLDIEIDPSLSADPALLEVNESFGPIEQCLVSHLLKSNCPVTGQPDWASVQIRYQGRPILEEGLLRYLIGFRQLGEFHEHCVETIFTDIKRQCKPEKLSVYARYTRRGGLDINPFRTDHNSPWPENLRHARQ, from the coding sequence ATGTCGATACTTACACTTGGTCAAGCAACGCCATATCCCGATCAATATGATCCAAGCTTGCTATTCCCCATTCCCCGCTCTGAGAATCGCCTCAAACTCGACATCAAAGCAAATCAAGCCCTTCCTTTTGTAGGCGTCGATATTTGGAATGCCTTTGAGCTTAGCTGGCTCAATAAAAAAGGTAAGCCTCAGATTGCTTTAGCAGAATTTCAGGTTCCAGCTGATACGCCAAACATGGTTGAATCTAAATCATTCAAGCTCTACCTCAATAGTTTCAATAGCGCCCGCTTTGAAGATGAAGCAGCAGTTCGTGAACGATTGATTGCTGATTTATCAGCAGTAGCAGGCGGCAAGATTGCTACCCGCATTAATCCAACTGAAGCGGTTGCCAAAAAAGGTATGCAGGAGATGAGTGGCGTGCTGATGGACCGCCTTGATATCGAGATCGATCCCAGCTTATCTGCAGACCCAGCCTTGCTGGAGGTCAATGAATCTTTTGGACCAATCGAGCAGTGCTTAGTTTCTCATTTACTCAAATCCAATTGCCCAGTGACTGGTCAACCAGATTGGGCTAGCGTGCAAATTCGTTACCAAGGTCGGCCGATTTTAGAAGAAGGTTTACTACGCTATCTCATCGGCTTTAGGCAATTAGGCGAGTTTCATGAGCATTGTGTTGAAACTATCTTCACCGATATCAAGCGCCAGTGCAAACCAGAGAAACTCTCTGTCTACGCGCGCTACACTCGACGTGGTGGGCTCGATATCAATCCCTTCCGGACTGATCATAATTCGCCTTGGCCAGAAAATCTTCGCCACGCAAGGCAGTAA
- the ssb gene encoding single-stranded DNA-binding protein, protein MASVNKVIIVGNVGRDPETRYMPSGDAVTNISVATSDRYKDKQSGEMKETTEWHRVAFFGKLAEIAGQYLKKGSQVYVEGRLRTRKWTDASGQEKYSTEIVAETMQMLGGKPVGGSGDGGESYSRSKPVENSAPTSSNAASLGAMDDDIPF, encoded by the coding sequence ATGGCTTCGGTAAATAAGGTCATCATCGTAGGTAACGTAGGACGTGATCCAGAAACGCGTTATATGCCAAGCGGCGACGCAGTAACTAATATTTCAGTAGCGACATCAGATCGTTACAAAGATAAGCAGTCTGGTGAAATGAAAGAAACCACAGAATGGCACCGTGTTGCATTCTTTGGAAAACTTGCAGAGATCGCTGGTCAATATCTCAAAAAAGGTTCACAGGTTTATGTAGAAGGTCGTTTACGCACACGTAAATGGACTGATGCTAGTGGTCAAGAAAAATATTCCACTGAGATCGTTGCAGAAACAATGCAAATGCTGGGTGGCAAGCCAGTTGGTGGCAGCGGTGATGGTGGTGAAAGCTACAGCCGCTCAAAGCCGGTTGAGAACTCTGCGCCAACATCTTCTAATGCGGCATCCCTTGGCGCAATGGATGACGATATTCCGTTTTAA